Proteins co-encoded in one Hemibagrus wyckioides isolate EC202008001 linkage group LG26, SWU_Hwy_1.0, whole genome shotgun sequence genomic window:
- the LOC131346979 gene encoding thymosin beta-11: MSDKPNLDEVTSFDKSKLKKTETQEKNPLPSKETIEQEKQASS, from the exons ATGTCTGACAAACCCAATCTCGATGAGGTCACCAGCTTCGACAAGAGCAAGCTGAAGAAGACCGAGACTCAGGAGAAGAACCCGCTCCCATCTAAAGAAA CCATCGAACAGGAGAAGCAGGCGTCATCGTGA